One Etheostoma spectabile isolate EspeVRDwgs_2016 chromosome 12, UIUC_Espe_1.0, whole genome shotgun sequence genomic window carries:
- the dnm3b gene encoding dynamin-3 isoform X1 → MGNRGMEELIPLVNKLQDAFSSIGQACNLDLPQIAVVGGQSAGKSSVLENFVGRDFLPRGSGIVTRRPLVLQLISATAEWAEFLHCKGKKFTDFDEVRQEIEGETDRVTGANKGISPVPINLRVYSPHVLNLTLIDLPGITKVPVGDQPVDIEQQIRDMILQFITKESCLILAVTPANTDLANSDALKLAKDVDPQGLRTIGVITKLDLMDEGTDARDILENKLLPLRRGYIGVVNRSQKDIDGRKDIKAALDAERKFFLSHASYRHMAEKMGTPRLQRVLNEQLTNHIRDTLPAFRSKLQSQLLALDKEAEEYRGYRPDDPSRKTKQLLQMVQQFSVDFEKRIEGSGDQVDTVELSGGAKINRIFHERFPFELVKMECDEKEMRREISYAIKNIHGIRTGLFTPDMAFEAIVKKQVIKLKGPCVKCVDMVIQELINTVRQCSSKLDCFPMLREETERIVTSHIRDRESRAKDQVLLLIDIQLSYINTNHEDFIGFANAQQRSSQTNKSQSSAGNQVIRKGWLTINNISIMKGGAKEYWFVLTAESLSWFKDDEEKEKKYMLPLDNLKVRDVEKSFMSSKHIFCIFNTESRNVYKDNRTLELACDSQDDVDSWKSSLLRAGVYPEKVVAVESETTTATENFSMDPQLERKVETIRNLVDSYMAIVNKCIRDLMPKTIMHLMINNVKDFINAELLAQLYSAGDQNALMDESQEQAQRRDEVLRTHQALTEALAIIGDISTSTITVPMPPPVDNSWVGGPGSRRSPPSSPTAPRRMSSGQRPAPRGAPPPPNRPGPLGPFNNIADSPQAPSRPNRAPPSIPSRRPPPSPTRQAPP, encoded by the exons ATGGGAAACCGTGGCATGGAGGAGCTGATCCCGCTGGTCAACAAGCTGCAGGATGCCTTCAGCTCCATCGGTCAGGCTTGCAACCTGGACCTGCCGCAGATCGCAGTGGTCGGTGGCCAGAGTGCAGGAAAGAGCTCAGTGCTGGAGAACTTTGTAGGCAG GGACTTTCTGCCCCGTGGATCTGGTATTGTCACCCGCAGGCCCCTGGTTCTGCAGCTTATCAGCGCCACTG CAGAATGGGCTGAATTCCTCCATTGCAAAGGGAAGAAGTTTACAGACTTCGATGAGGTCCGCCAGGAGATTGAGGGAGAGACGGACCGTGTCACAGGGGCCAACAAAGGCATATCTCCAGTCCCCATCAACCTGCGGGTTTACTCCCCTCACG tgctgAACCTGACTCTCATCGATCTGCCGGGGATCACCAAGGTGCCGGTTGGAGACCAGCCTGTGGACATCGAGCAGCAGATCAGGGACATGATCCTGCAGTTCATCACCAAAGAGAGCTGCTTGATCTTGGCCGTCACTCCGGCTAACACTGACCTGGCCAACTCTGACGCTCTCAAACTGGCGAAGGATGTCGATCCACAGG GTTTGAGGACTATTGGAGTAATCACAAAACTGGATTTGATGGACGAGGGCACAGATGCTCGAGACATACTGGAGAACAAGTTGCTGCCGCTGcgaagag GTTATATTGGAGTGGTGAACCGCAGTCAGAAGGACATCGATGGGAGGAAAGATATCAAAGCAGCTCTGGATGCGGAAAGGAAGTTCTTCTTGTCCCACGCATCATACAGGCACATGGCTGAAAAAATGGGCACCCCACGACTGCAAAGAGTGCTCAACGAG CAATTGACCAACCACATCCGGGACACCCTGCCAGCTTTCCGCAGCAAGCTGCAGTCCCAGCTGTTAGCTCTGGACAAGGAGGCCGAGGAATACCGGGGATACCGACCCGATGACCCGTCCCGCAAAACCAAGCAGCTGTTGCA gatggTGCAGCAGTTCTCTGTGGACTTTGAGAAAAGGATTGAGGGCTCAGGGGATCAGGTTGACACAGTTGAGCTGTCTGGTGGAGCGAAAATCAACCGCATCTTCCACGAGCGTTTCCCCTTTGAGCTGGTTAAG ATGGAGTGTGATGAGAAGGAGATGCGTCGCGAGATCAGTTATGCCATCAAGAACATCCACGGTATCAG GACGGGACTTTTCACCCCAGACATGGCGTTTGAGGCCATCGTGAAGAAGCAGGTCATAAAGCTGAAGGGGCCCTGCGTCAAGTGTGTGGACATGGTCATCCAGGAACTGATTAACACCGTGCGCCAGTGCTCCAGCAAG CTGGATTGCTTCCCCATGCTGCGCGAGGAAACTGAGAGAATTGTGACTAGTCATATCCGAGACAGAGAGAGTCGGGCCAAAGACCAG gtTCTGCTGTTGATAGACATCCAGCTCTCTTACATCAACACTAACCACGAAGACTTCATTGGCTTTGCTAA CGCGCAGCAGAGGAGCAGTCAGACTAATAAGAGCCAGAGTTCAGCAGGAAATCAG GTCATTCGCAAAGGCTGGCTGACCATCAACAACATCAGCATCATGAAGGGGGGAGCCAAAGAGTACTGGTTTGTGCTGACTGCCGAGAGCCTCTCCTGGTTCAAGGATGACGAG gagaaggagaagaagtaCATGCTCCCTCTGGACAACCTGAAAGTCCGCGATGTGGAGAAGAGTTTCATGTCCAGCAAGCACATATTCTGTATTTTCAATACAGAATCAAG GAATGTGTACAAGGACAATCGCACCCTGGAGTTGGCCTGCGACTCTCAGGATGATGTGGACAGCTGGAAATCGTCTCTTCTACGTGCCGGGGTCTATCCTGAGAAAGTCGTGGCG GTTGAGAGTGAGACCACCACCGCCACAGAGAACTTCTCCATGGACCCTCAGCTGGAGCGTAAAGTGGAAACCATTCGTAACCTGGTGGACTCCTACATGGCTATTGTCAACAAGTGCATCCGGGACCTCATGCCCAAGACCATAATGCATCTCATGATCAACAAT GTGAAAGACTTCATCAATGCAGAGCTGTTGGCCCAGCTGTACTCTGCAGGTGACCAGAATGCCCTGATGGACGAGTCCCAGGAGCAGGCCCAGAGGAGGGATGAGGTGCTGCGGACCCACCAGGCCCTGACAGAGGCCCTGGCCATCATCGGTGATATCTCCACCTCCACCATCACTGTCCCCATGCCTCCGCCTGTTGACAACTCTTGGGTCGGAGGACCTGGTAGTCGCAG GTCTCCTCCATCCAGCCCCACTGCCCCAAGGAGGATGTCTTCAGGCCAGCGCCCGGCTCCCCGAGGGGCTCCGCCACCACCAAACCGCCCAGGACCCCTGGGGCCCTTCAATAACATTGCTGACAGCCCTCAGGCTCCCAGCCGCCCTAACAGGGCCCCTCCTAGCATCCCCAG TCGGCGGCCCCCGCCATCTCCTACAAGACAAGCTCCACCATAA
- the LOC116698748 gene encoding peroxiredoxin-6 produces MPGLLLGDVFPDFEAETTNGKIKLHEFLGDSWGILFSHPRDYTPVCTTELGRIARLSSEFSKRNIKIIALSIDSLEDHHGWTKDILAYNCEESACCSLPFSIIADSKRELAVALGMLDPDEKDKDGLPLTARCVFIIGPDKRLKLSLLYPATTGRNFDEILRAVDSLQITARKRVATPADWRPGDCVMVPPNMSEEEAASLFPAGVYTKDLPSGKKYLRYTPQE; encoded by the exons ATGCCGGGACTGCTGCTCGGAGATGTATTCCCTGATTTTGAGGCGGAGACCACCAATGGCAAAATTAAACTCCACGAATTTCTTGGGGATTC ATGGGGAATCCTGTTCTCCCACCCTAGAGACTACACCCCAGTGTGCACCACAGAGTTGGGCCGTATTGCAAGACTGAGCAGTGAGttcagtaaacgcaacattaaaataatcgCCCTGTCCATCGACAGCCTGGAGGATCACCACGGCTGGACCAAG GACATCCTGGCATACAACTGTGAGGAGTCTGCTTGCTGCTCGCTGCCCTTTTCCATTATAGCGGACAGTAAACGGGAGCTGGCAGTTGCCCTGGGCATGTTGGACCCAGATGAGAAGGACAAAGATGGCCTGCCGCTTACCGCCCGCTGT GTGTTTATTATTGGCCCTGACAAAAGGCTGAAACTGTCACTTCTCTATCCGGCCACCACTGGACGGAACTTTGATGAGATTTTGCGAGCGGTGGACTCACTCCAGATCACAGCAAGGAAACGAGTGGCAACACCTGCAGACTGGAGG CCTGGAGACTGTGTTATGGTCCCTCCCAACATGTCTGAGGAGGAGGCTGCCTCTTTGTTCCCAGCTGGCGTCTACACCAAAGACCTGCCCTCTGGCAAGAAGTACCTGCGCTACACACCCCAGGAATAA
- the LOC116698743 gene encoding myocilin yields MWLQVSLLCLSCLSLPSLSQAQDQAVLHRSNDYGGRCHYTFTVASPEESSCSGSSMKPEMDGVLSRLTLLEALVSQLIAGVDGTAGSAGTGVRANGEEGFSEDYSQVTRDRKQLQQDKERLNRQVQELQRRLAELSQEAESLRQKPCQQTHTPGGSQRENRPASDPAYDFGKGAYQEMKAEVKEVAASRLIPEGNHNLPGCEELQSVGDPVLHRKADSITGKYGVWLQDPEPQGPLYTNQTVWRIDTVGKDVRQLFAYEDMDQLSQGFPMKVLVLPEPMESTGATMYRGSLYYQRKRSRTLIRYDLTSESLASRLELPHAGFHGQHPYSWGGYTDIDLAADEQGLWAIYSTSKAKGAIVISQLDPESLEVKRSWETNIRKNTVANAFMMCGRLYTVASYTASNTTINYMFDTATGMGRAVAVPFKNKYRYNSMVDYNHAQKKLYAWDNFHMVTYDIRLGRASQGSI; encoded by the exons ATGTGGCTCCAGgtgtctctcctctgtctgtcctgcttAAGTCTGCCCAGCCTAAGCCAGGCCCAAGACCAAGCAGTCCTCCACCGATCCAATGACTACGGCGGGCGCTGCCACTACACCTTCACCGTTGCCAGTCCAGAGGAGTCCAGCTGCTCCGGAAGCAGCATGAAACCAGAGATGGATGGAGTCTTGTCCCGACTCACCCTGCTCGAGGCTTTAGTCAGCCAGCTGATAGCAGGAGTGGATGGCACTGCCGGGAGTGCCGGGACTGGGGTGAGGGCTAACGGTGAAGAGGGTTTCTCGGAAGATTACTCCCAGGTAACAAGGGACAGAAAGCAGCTGCAGCAGGACAAGGAGCGTCTGAATAGGCAGGTCCAGGAGCTGCAGAGGAGGCTGGCCGAGCTGAGCCAGGAGGCAGAGAGCCTCAGGCAGAAACCCTGCCAGCAGACACACACCCCAGGGGGGAGTCAGCGTGAAAACAGACCTGCCAGTG ACCCTGCATATGATTTTGGAAAAGGTGCATACCAGGAGATGAAGGCTGAGGTTAAGGAGGTTGCAGCATCCCGCCTCATTCCTGAAGGAAATCACAACCTCCCAG gCTGTGAAGAGCTGCAGTCAGTGGGAGATCCTGTATTGCACAGGAAGGCTGACAGTATTACAGGGAAGTATGGAGTGTGGCTGCAGGATCCCGAGCCTCAGGGCCCTCTTTACACAAACCAAACTGTGTGGCGTATCGACACAGTTGGTAAAGATGTCCGTCAGCTCTTTGCATATGAAGACATGGATCAATTATCCCAAGGCTTCCCTATGAAGGTCCTGGTCCTGCCAGAGCCTATGGAGAGCACAGGGGCGACCATGTACCGTGGCTCCCTTTACTACCAGCGCAAACGCAGTCGCACCCTGATCCGTTATGACCTGACGTCTGAGAGCCTGGCTTCACGCCTGGAGCTGCCTCACGCTGGCTTCCACGGACAACACCCTTACTCCTGGGGCGGCTACACTGACATCGACCTGGCGGCAGACGAACAGGGCCTGTGGGCTATCTACAGCACAAGCAAGGCAAAGGGTGCAATTGTGATTTCCCAGCTGGACCCTGAGAGCCTGGAAGTGAAGAGGAGCTGGGAGACCAACATCAGGAAGAACACAGTGGCCAATGCTTTCATGATGTGTGGACGCTTGTACACGGTAGCCAGCTACACTGCATCCAACACCACCATTAACTACATGTTTGACACGGCAACTGGAATGGGGCGGGCTGTTGCTGTGCCCTTCAAGAACAAGTACCGTTACAACAGCATGGTGGACTACAACCACGCTCAGAAGAAGCTGTACGCTTGGGACAACTTCCACATGGTCACCTATGACATAAGACTGGGCCGGGCGAGCCAAGGCAGCATCTAA
- the dnm3b gene encoding dynamin-3 isoform X2, whose amino-acid sequence MGNRGMEELIPLVNKLQDAFSSIGQACNLDLPQIAVVGGQSAGKSSVLENFVGRDFLPRGSGIVTRRPLVLQLISATAEWAEFLHCKGKKFTDFDEVRQEIEGETDRVTGANKGISPVPINLRVYSPHVLNLTLIDLPGITKVPVGDQPVDIEQQIRDMILQFITKESCLILAVTPANTDLANSDALKLAKDVDPQGLRTIGVITKLDLMDEGTDARDILENKLLPLRRGYIGVVNRSQKDIDGRKDIKAALDAERKFFLSHASYRHMAEKMGTPRLQRVLNEQLTNHIRDTLPAFRSKLQSQLLALDKEAEEYRGYRPDDPSRKTKQLLQMVQQFSVDFEKRIEGSGDQVDTVELSGGAKINRIFHERFPFELVKMECDEKEMRREISYAIKNIHGIRTGLFTPDMAFEAIVKKQVIKLKGPCVKCVDMVIQELINTVRQCSSKLDCFPMLREETERIVTSHIRDRESRAKDQVLLLIDIQLSYINTNHEDFIGFANAQQRSSQTNKSQSSAGNQVIRKGWLTINNISIMKGGAKEYWFVLTAESLSWFKDDEEKEKKYMLPLDNLKVRDVEKSFMSSKHIFCIFNTESRNVYKDNRTLELACDSQDDVDSWKSSLLRAGVYPEKVVAVESETTTATENFSMDPQLERKVETIRNLVDSYMAIVNKCIRDLMPKTIMHLMINNVKDFINAELLAQLYSAGDQNALMDESQEQAQRRDEVLRTHQALTEALAIIGDISTSTITVPMPPPVDNSWVGGPGSRRSPPSSPTAPRRMSSGQRPAPRGAPPPPNRPGPLGPFNNIADSPQAPSRPNRAPPSIPSRRPPPSPTRQAPP is encoded by the exons ATGGGAAACCGTGGCATGGAGGAGCTGATCCCGCTGGTCAACAAGCTGCAGGATGCCTTCAGCTCCATCGGTCAGGCTTGCAACCTGGACCTGCCGCAGATCGCAGTGGTCGGTGGCCAGAGTGCAGGAAAGAGCTCAGTGCTGGAGAACTTTGTAGGCAG GGACTTTCTGCCCCGTGGATCTGGTATTGTCACCCGCAGGCCCCTGGTTCTGCAGCTTATCAGCGCCACTGCAG AATGGGCTGAATTCCTCCATTGCAAAGGGAAGAAGTTTACAGACTTCGATGAGGTCCGCCAGGAGATTGAGGGAGAGACGGACCGTGTCACAGGGGCCAACAAAGGCATATCTCCAGTCCCCATCAACCTGCGGGTTTACTCCCCTCACG tgctgAACCTGACTCTCATCGATCTGCCGGGGATCACCAAGGTGCCGGTTGGAGACCAGCCTGTGGACATCGAGCAGCAGATCAGGGACATGATCCTGCAGTTCATCACCAAAGAGAGCTGCTTGATCTTGGCCGTCACTCCGGCTAACACTGACCTGGCCAACTCTGACGCTCTCAAACTGGCGAAGGATGTCGATCCACAGG GTTTGAGGACTATTGGAGTAATCACAAAACTGGATTTGATGGACGAGGGCACAGATGCTCGAGACATACTGGAGAACAAGTTGCTGCCGCTGcgaagag GTTATATTGGAGTGGTGAACCGCAGTCAGAAGGACATCGATGGGAGGAAAGATATCAAAGCAGCTCTGGATGCGGAAAGGAAGTTCTTCTTGTCCCACGCATCATACAGGCACATGGCTGAAAAAATGGGCACCCCACGACTGCAAAGAGTGCTCAACGAG CAATTGACCAACCACATCCGGGACACCCTGCCAGCTTTCCGCAGCAAGCTGCAGTCCCAGCTGTTAGCTCTGGACAAGGAGGCCGAGGAATACCGGGGATACCGACCCGATGACCCGTCCCGCAAAACCAAGCAGCTGTTGCA gatggTGCAGCAGTTCTCTGTGGACTTTGAGAAAAGGATTGAGGGCTCAGGGGATCAGGTTGACACAGTTGAGCTGTCTGGTGGAGCGAAAATCAACCGCATCTTCCACGAGCGTTTCCCCTTTGAGCTGGTTAAG ATGGAGTGTGATGAGAAGGAGATGCGTCGCGAGATCAGTTATGCCATCAAGAACATCCACGGTATCAG GACGGGACTTTTCACCCCAGACATGGCGTTTGAGGCCATCGTGAAGAAGCAGGTCATAAAGCTGAAGGGGCCCTGCGTCAAGTGTGTGGACATGGTCATCCAGGAACTGATTAACACCGTGCGCCAGTGCTCCAGCAAG CTGGATTGCTTCCCCATGCTGCGCGAGGAAACTGAGAGAATTGTGACTAGTCATATCCGAGACAGAGAGAGTCGGGCCAAAGACCAG gtTCTGCTGTTGATAGACATCCAGCTCTCTTACATCAACACTAACCACGAAGACTTCATTGGCTTTGCTAA CGCGCAGCAGAGGAGCAGTCAGACTAATAAGAGCCAGAGTTCAGCAGGAAATCAG GTCATTCGCAAAGGCTGGCTGACCATCAACAACATCAGCATCATGAAGGGGGGAGCCAAAGAGTACTGGTTTGTGCTGACTGCCGAGAGCCTCTCCTGGTTCAAGGATGACGAG gagaaggagaagaagtaCATGCTCCCTCTGGACAACCTGAAAGTCCGCGATGTGGAGAAGAGTTTCATGTCCAGCAAGCACATATTCTGTATTTTCAATACAGAATCAAG GAATGTGTACAAGGACAATCGCACCCTGGAGTTGGCCTGCGACTCTCAGGATGATGTGGACAGCTGGAAATCGTCTCTTCTACGTGCCGGGGTCTATCCTGAGAAAGTCGTGGCG GTTGAGAGTGAGACCACCACCGCCACAGAGAACTTCTCCATGGACCCTCAGCTGGAGCGTAAAGTGGAAACCATTCGTAACCTGGTGGACTCCTACATGGCTATTGTCAACAAGTGCATCCGGGACCTCATGCCCAAGACCATAATGCATCTCATGATCAACAAT GTGAAAGACTTCATCAATGCAGAGCTGTTGGCCCAGCTGTACTCTGCAGGTGACCAGAATGCCCTGATGGACGAGTCCCAGGAGCAGGCCCAGAGGAGGGATGAGGTGCTGCGGACCCACCAGGCCCTGACAGAGGCCCTGGCCATCATCGGTGATATCTCCACCTCCACCATCACTGTCCCCATGCCTCCGCCTGTTGACAACTCTTGGGTCGGAGGACCTGGTAGTCGCAG GTCTCCTCCATCCAGCCCCACTGCCCCAAGGAGGATGTCTTCAGGCCAGCGCCCGGCTCCCCGAGGGGCTCCGCCACCACCAAACCGCCCAGGACCCCTGGGGCCCTTCAATAACATTGCTGACAGCCCTCAGGCTCCCAGCCGCCCTAACAGGGCCCCTCCTAGCATCCCCAG TCGGCGGCCCCCGCCATCTCCTACAAGACAAGCTCCACCATAA